One part of the Bacillus sp. FJAT-45350 genome encodes these proteins:
- a CDS encoding Asp23/Gls24 family envelope stress response protein, whose translation MTENHILDLDEQKSDLGKVEISPEVIEVIAGIAASEVEGVANMRGNFASGVVERLGKKNHGKGVKVDLGEEGITVDVSVVMIYGVSIPEVAKQIQNNIKQTLQTMTAIDLQAVNVHIVGVQFESAQESQEEELEQ comes from the coding sequence ATGACAGAAAACCATATTCTTGATTTAGATGAACAAAAAAGTGATTTAGGGAAGGTAGAAATTTCTCCTGAGGTTATTGAAGTAATTGCGGGAATTGCTGCATCAGAGGTAGAGGGTGTTGCAAACATGAGAGGAAACTTTGCTAGTGGTGTTGTTGAGCGTCTAGGGAAGAAAAATCATGGTAAAGGTGTTAAGGTTGATTTAGGTGAAGAAGGGATCACAGTTGATGTGTCAGTTGTGATGATTTACGGAGTATCTATTCCAGAAGTGGCAAAGCAGATTCAAAACAATATTAAACAAACGCTACAAACAATGACAGCGATTGATTTACAAGCAGTTAATGTTCATATTGTAGGAGTGCAATTTGAATCAGCACAAGAGTCACAAGAAGAAGAACTAGAGCAATAA
- the nusB gene encoding transcription antitermination factor NusB, with translation MNRRLARLRAVQALFQIDVTEAEWKIAIENAIEEEEKISPFLETSVTGTLEHQTEIDSLINESLENWSLERMGNVDRAVLRLAIHEMKYIEDIPPNVTFNEAIELGKAFGGEESGKFINGVLSKIKNKIEK, from the coding sequence ATGAATAGAAGACTAGCAAGACTAAGGGCAGTTCAAGCTCTATTTCAAATTGATGTGACAGAAGCAGAGTGGAAAATAGCTATTGAGAATGCAATAGAGGAAGAGGAAAAAATCTCTCCATTTTTAGAGACCAGTGTAACTGGAACATTAGAGCATCAAACTGAAATTGATTCGTTAATTAACGAGAGCTTAGAGAATTGGTCGTTAGAAAGAATGGGAAATGTGGACCGAGCTGTATTACGTTTAGCCATTCATGAAATGAAATACATTGAAGATATCCCACCAAATGTAACATTTAATGAGGCAATTGAGTTAGGGAAGGCATTTGGTGGAGAAGAGTCAGGGAAGTTTATTAACGGGGTTCTTTCAAAAATAAAAAATAAAATAGAAAAATAA
- the folD gene encoding bifunctional methylenetetrahydrofolate dehydrogenase/methenyltetrahydrofolate cyclohydrolase FolD, whose product MAAEIISGKELAAQKRLEMKQEVEKLVQTGKKPGLAVILVGNDPASRSYVKAKEKACQEIGIYSVLQEMPETTTEAELLAEIDKLNNDDNIHGILVQLPLPQHITEQAVIEKISPDKDVDGFHPSNIGKMMIGEETFLPCTPFGIVEMIKSKGIEIAGKHVVVVGRSNIVGKPVGQLLLNENATVTYCHSRTKNMKDITKQADILVVAVGRANFIDGSYIKEGAAVIDVGVNRLEETGKLVGDVVFEDAKEVASYITPVPGGVGPMTITMLMHNTIESLKRTKA is encoded by the coding sequence ATGGCAGCAGAAATTATTAGTGGAAAAGAATTAGCAGCACAAAAGAGACTAGAAATGAAGCAAGAAGTTGAAAAGCTAGTTCAAACGGGGAAAAAGCCAGGGTTAGCAGTAATTCTAGTTGGAAACGACCCAGCGTCAAGATCATATGTGAAAGCAAAAGAAAAGGCATGTCAAGAGATTGGAATTTATTCAGTACTTCAAGAAATGCCAGAAACAACAACGGAGGCAGAATTATTAGCTGAGATAGACAAGCTTAATAATGACGACAACATTCATGGTATTTTAGTTCAATTACCATTACCACAACATATTACAGAGCAGGCTGTCATTGAAAAGATTAGTCCTGATAAGGATGTTGATGGATTTCACCCTAGTAATATCGGGAAAATGATGATTGGTGAAGAGACATTCCTTCCTTGTACTCCTTTTGGTATCGTTGAAATGATTAAATCGAAAGGAATTGAGATTGCAGGAAAGCATGTTGTTGTAGTTGGGCGAAGTAATATTGTTGGAAAGCCAGTTGGACAGCTTTTATTAAATGAAAATGCAACAGTAACATACTGTCATTCACGTACGAAAAACATGAAGGATATTACTAAGCAAGCAGATATTTTAGTTGTTGCTGTTGGAAGAGCAAACTTCATTGACGGAAGCTACATTAAAGAGGGCGCCGCTGTTATTGATGTAGGTGTAAACCGCCTTGAAGAGACAGGAAAGCTTGTTGGGGATGTTGTATTTGAAGATGCGAAGGAAGTGGCATCATATATTACACCAGTACCAGGTGGAGTAGGACCAATGACAATTACAATGCTTATGCATAATACAATCGAATCACTAAAACGCACAAAGGCGTAA